From a single Eleginops maclovinus isolate JMC-PN-2008 ecotype Puerto Natales chromosome 2, JC_Emac_rtc_rv5, whole genome shotgun sequence genomic region:
- the tes gene encoding testin gives MEIEKEVKKMTLGHEFGAGASCLKCKDKCEGFELHFWRKICRNCKCGLTEHNVQMISEENKKVGKLFEDTKYTGLIAKLKTDGIPSYRGNMVTISMPSTGTAYIVPPTGSSSSVVPPPATAGSVHPAGGAAGSAARPQPAAASLTPLKANRVPVTVSVASANTVPVPRDVPMMSVTYEWAPPVANKYLAARYIELLPPEKRPVAGTEGAVYRRQQMARQLPEHDQDPSKCHELSPAEVKQMQQFVRKYKDEALGVADVILPEEMALVRAGVGAGGAHGAGGAGYGPGGVGAGAGNGSGAGPGYGPGGAGPGAGAGYGPGAGGPGVGAGYGSGAGGPGAGAGYGPGAGGPGVGAGAGYGSGPGGPGAGAGYGPGGACPGVGAGYGPGAGGPGVGAGYGPGGACPGVGAGYGPGAGGPGVGAGYGPGGAGPGVGAGYGPGGACPGVGAGYGPGAGGPGVGAGYGPGAGGPGVGAGYGPGAGGPGVGAGAGGRGAGVPGAAGAAGVPGSAGFAGVAGVPCVAGIAGVPGSAGVPGFAGVAGVPGVAGVAGVAWVPGSAGGAGGAGGAGGAGPGSGDSAGFGPAGGALGTTATAGAMGVPGSQQAGVPQQAFSCNHCQQPMRVGEPAVYAERAGYDKMWHPGCFVCCNCSELLVDMIYFWKKGKLYCGRHYGDSEKPRCGGCDELIFSNEYTQAEGQNWHLKHFCCFECDCILAGETYVMENDKPVCQPCYMKSYAVKCSSCQNPVEPEAQRVSYGDFHWHADPQCFKCSGCSKCLVGQRFMAVKNLLVCSVECKKKVTA, from the exons atggAGATAGAGAAGGAAGTGAAGAAG ATGACCCTCGGCCACGAGTTCGGCGCTGGAGCGTCCTGTTTGAAATGCAAGGACAAGTGTGAGGGCTTCGAGCTGCATTTCTGGAG GAAGATCTGCAGGAACTGTAAGTGTGGCCTGACGGAGCACAACGTGCAGATGATCTCTGAGGAGAACAAGAAGGTGGGGAAGCTGTTCGAGGACACCAAGTACACCGGCCTCATCGCCAAGCTGAAGACGGACGGCATCCCCAGTTACCGCGGCAACATGGTGACCATCTCCATGCCCAGCACCGGCACCGCTTACATCGTACCGCCCACtggttcctcttcttctgtggtgcctCCTCCTGCCACAGCTGGTTCTGTGCATCCTGCAGGAGGCGCTGCAGGATCAGCAGCTCGGCCTCAGCCTGCAGCTGCCAGCCTCACGCCTCTGAAGGCTAACAGAGTGCCGGTGACCGTCAGCGTCGCGTCAGCCAACACGGTGCCGGTGCCCAGAGATGTGCCGATGATGTCCGTCACCTACGAGTGGGCGCCTCCTGTAGCCAACAAGTATCTG GCGGCGCGTTACATCGAGCTGCTCCCCCCAGAGAAGCGTCCGGTGGCCGGCACCGAGGGCGCCGTGTACCGTCGGCAGCAGATGGCCCGGCAGCTCCCGGAGCATGACCAGGACCCGTCCAAGTGCCACGAGCTGAGCCCCGCTGAGGTCAAGCAGATGCAGCAGTTCGTCCGCAAGTACAAGGACGAAGCGCTGGGGGTGGCTGACGTCATCCTGCCCGAGGAGATGGCTCTGGTTCGGGCCGGTGTCGGAGCTGGAGGGGCACATGGTGCCGGAGGGGCAGGGTATGGACCGGGAGGTGTGGGTGCTGGAGCTGGTAATGGTTCTGGAGCTGGTCCTGGTTATGGGCCAGGGGGTGCAGGTCCTGGTGCTGGAGCTGGTTATGGGCCAGGGGCTGGAGGTCCTGGTGTTGGAGCTGGTTATGGGTCAGGGGCTGGAGGTCCTGGTGCTGGAGCTGGTTATGGGCCAGGGGCTGGAGGTCCTGGTGTTGGAGCTGGAGCTGGTTATGGGTCAGGGCCTGGAGGTCCTGGTGCTGGAGCTGGTTATGGGCCAGGGGGTGCATGTCCTGGTGTTGGTGCTGGTTATGGGCCAGGGGCTGGAGGTCCTGGTGTTGGTGCTGGTTATGGGCCAGGTGGTGCATGTCCTGGTGTTGGTGCTGGTTATGGGCCAGGGGCTGGAGGTCCTGGTGTTGGTGCTGGTTATGGGCCAGGGGGTGCAGGTCCTGGTGTTGGTGCTGGTTATGGGCCAGGTGGTGCATGTCCTGGTGTTGGTGCTGGTTATGGGCCAGGGGCTGGAGGTCCTGGTGTTGGTGCTGGTTATGGGCCAGGGGCTGGAGGTCCTGGTGTTGGTGCTGGTTATGGGCCAGGGGCTGGAGGTCCTGGTGttggagctggagcaggaggtAGAGGAGCTGGTGTtcctggtgctgctggtgctgctggggTTCCTGGTTCTGCTGGTTTTGCTGGGGTTGCTGGTGTTCCTTGTGTTGCCGGTATTGCCGGTGTTCCTGGTTCTGCTGGTGTTCCTGGTTTTGCTGGAGTTGCTGGTGTTCCTGGTGTTGCTGGGGTGGCTGGTGTTGCCTGGGTTCCTGGTTctgctggtggtgctggtggtgctggtggagCTGGTGGTGCTGGGCCCGGCTCAGGAGACTCTGCAGGCTTTGGGCCTGCGGGTGGAGCCCTGGGTACCACTGCCACTGCCGGAGCCATGGGAGTCCCTGGATCTCAGCAAGCTGGAGTCCCTCAACAGGCCTTC TCGTGCAACCACTGCCAGCAGCCGATGCGTGTTGGCGAGCCGGCGGTGTACGCTGAGCGCGCCGGCTACGATAAGATGTGGCACCCCGGCTGCTTCGTGTGCTGCAACTGCAGcgagctgctggtggacatgATCTACTTCTGGAAGAAAGGAAAGCTGTACTGCGGACGCCACTACGGAGACAGCGAGAAGCCGCGCTGTGGAGGCTGCGACGAG CTGATCTTCAGTAATGAGTACACGCAGGCTGAGGGTCAGAACTGGCATCTGAAGCACTTCTGCTGCTTCGAGTGCGACTGCATCCTCGCCGGGGAGACGTATGTGATGGAGAACGATAAGCCCGTGTGCCAGCCGTGCTACATGAAGAGCTACGCTGTG AAATGCTCCTCCTGCCAGAACCCGGTGGAGCCCGAGGCCCAGAGGGTTTCCTACGGAGACTTCCACTGGCACGCCGACCCGCAGTGCTTCAAGTGCTCCGGCTGCTCCAAGTGCCTGGTGGGCCAGCGCTTCATGGCCGTGAAGAACCTCCTCGTCTGCTCCGTGGAGTGCAAGAAGAAAGTCACGGCTTAG
- the LOC134884025 gene encoding carboxypeptidase A1-like: MRGLLALTALFVAVFGKETFEGHQVLRINAKNEAQLALIKDLEDIIEFELDFWRGVTDVAIPVDVRVPFHSLQSVKIHLESNDIDYSIMIADLQAMLDEEQSEMVSAARAPEPRNTESYDYARYHPINEIYSFQDMLVAENPNIVSKIVIGQSYQGRPLNVLKFSTGGTNRPAIWIDTGIHSREWVTQASGTWFAKKIVTDYGRDAALTAILNKMDIYLEIVTNPDGYYYSHTSNRMWRKTRKPNPGSSCMGVDPNRNWDAGFGGAGASSNPCSETYRGPSANSESEVKSIVDFVKSHGNFKAFVSIHSYSQMLLYPYGYTRTPCKDEAELHSLAKKAITDLASLYGTSYRYGSIINTIYQASGGTIDWSYNQGVKYSYTFELRDTGRYGFVLPANQIIPTATETWLALMAIMDHTYKNPY; the protein is encoded by the exons ATGAGGGGGCTGCTCGCACTCACCGCGCTGTTTGTGGCCGTTTTCGGCAAGGAGACCTTTGAGGG ACATCAGGTGCTTCGTATTAATGCAAAGAATGAAGCCCAGCTGGCTCTCATCAAGGACCTGGAGGACATCATCGAGTTTGAG CTGGATTTCTGGAGGGGAGTGACCGATGTGGCCATCCCTGTGGATGTGAGAGTACCCTTCCACAGCCTGCAGTCCGTCAAAATCCACCTGGAGAGTAACGACATCGATTACTCCATCATGATCGCAGACCTTCAG gcGATGCTGGATGAGGAGCAGTCGGAGATGGTCTCTGCTGCTCGTGCGCCTGAGCCCAGAAACACTGAGAGCTACGACTATGCCAGGTACCACCCCATCAACGAG ATCTACAGTTTCCAGGACATGCTGGTGGCTGAGAATCCCAACATAGTCAGCAAGATTGTGATCGGCCAGAGCTACCAGGGCCGTCCCCTGAACGTGCTCAAG TTCAGCACCGGTGGAACCAACCGTCCCGCCATCTGGATCGACACTGGAATCCACTCCAGAGAGTGGGTGACTCAGGCCAGTGGGACCTGGTTCGCCAAAAAG ATCGTGACTGATTACGGACGTGACGCTGCTCTCACCGCCATCCTGAACAAGATGGACATCTACCTGGAGATCGTGACCAACCCCGACGGCTATTACTACTCCCACACCAGC AACCGTATGTGGCGTAAGACCAGGAAACCCAACCCTGGCTCCAGCTGCATGGGAGTCGATCCCAACAGGAACTGGGATGCTGGTTTTGGAG GAGCTGGTGCCAGCAGTAACCCCTGCTCAGAGACCTACCGTGGTCCCAGTGCTAACTCCGAGTCAGAGGTCAAGTCCATTGTGGACTTTGTGAAGTCCCACGGTAACTTCAAGGCCTTCGTCTCAATCCACTCCTACTCCCAGATGCTCCTGTACCCCTACGGCTACACCAGGACACCCTGCAAGGACGAGGCCGAGCTG CACAGTCTGGCTAAGAAGGCTATCACCGACCTGGCTTCCCTGTACGGTACTAGCTACAGATATGGCAGCATCATCAATACCATCT ACCAAGCTAGCGGGGGCACCATTGACTGGTCCTACAACCAGGGCGTCAAGTACTCCTACACCTTCGAGCTGAGGGACACCGGCCGCTATGGCTTCGTCCTGCCAGCCAATCAGATCATCCCCACCGCCACTGAGACCTGGCTGGCTCTGATGGCCATCATGGACCACACCTACAAGAACCCctactaa